Proteins encoded together in one Panthera uncia isolate 11264 chromosome A2, Puncia_PCG_1.0, whole genome shotgun sequence window:
- the WNT5A gene encoding protein Wnt-5a — protein MKKAIGILSPGVALGMAGSAMSSKFFLMALAIFFSFAQVVIEANSWWSLGMNNPVQMSEVYIIGAQPLCSQLAGLSQGQKKLCHLYQDHMQYIGEGAKTGIKECQYQFRHRRWNCSTVDNTSVFGRVMQIGSRETAFTYAVSAAGVVNAMSRACREGELSTCGCSRAARPKDLPRDWLWGGCGDNIDYGYRFAKEFVDARERERIHAKGSYESARILMNLHNNEAGRRTVYNLADVACKCHGVSGSCSLKTCWLQLADFRKVGDALKEKYDSAAAMRLNSRGKLVQVNSRFNSPTTQDLVYIDPSPDYCVRNESTGSLGTQGRLCNKTSEGMDGCELMCCGRGYDQFKTVQTERCHCKFHWCCYVKCKKCTEIVDQFVCK, from the exons aTGAAG aAGGCGATTGGAATATTAAGCCCAGGAGTTGCTTTGGGGATGGCTGGAAGTGCAATGTCTTCCAAGTTCTTCCTAATGGCTTTGGCCATATTTTTCTCCTTCGCCCAGGTTGTAATAGAAGCCAATTCTTGGTG gTCGCTAGGTATGAATAACCCTGTTCAGATGTCAGAAGTATATATCATAGGAGCACAGCCTCTCTGCAGCCAACTGGCAGGACTTTCTCAAGGACAGAAGAAACTGTGCCACTTGTATCAGGACCACATGCAGTACATCGGAGAAGGCGCGAAGACAGGCATCAAAGAATGCCAGTATCAATTCCGACATCGAAGGTGGAATTGCAGTACCGTGGATAACACCTCTGTTTTTGGCAGGGTTATGCAGATAG GCAGCCGCGAGACGGCCTTCACGTACGCGGTGAGCGCCGCGGGGGTGGTGAACGCCATGAGCCGCGCGTGCCGCGAGGGCGAGCTGTCCACGTGCGGCTGCAGCCGCGCCGCGCGCCCCAAGGACCTGCCGCGGGACTGGCTGTGGGGCGGCTGCGGCGACAACATCGACTACGGCTACCGCTTCGCCAAGGAGTTCGTGGACGCGCGCGAGCGGGAGCGCATCCACGCCAAGGGCTCGTACGAGAGCGCGCGCATCCTCATGAACTTGCACAACAACGAGGCCGGCCGCAGG ACGGTGTACAACCTGGCTGATGTGGCCTGCAAGTGCCACGGGGTGTCGGGCTCCTGTAGCCTCAAGACCTGCTGGCTGCAGCTGGCTGACTTCCGCAAGGTGGGCGACGCCCTGAAGGAGAAGTACGACAGCGCGGCCGCCATGCGGCTCAACAGCCGGGGCAAGCTGGTGCAGGTCAACAGCCGCTTCAACTCGCCCACCACGCAGGACCTGGTCTACATCGACCCCAGCCCCGACTACTGCGTGCGCAACGAGAGCACGGGCTCGCTGGGCACGCAGGGCCGCCTGTGCAACAAGACGTCCGAGGGCATGGACGGCTGCGAGCTCATGTGCTGTGGCCGCGGCTACGACCAGTTCAAGACCGTGCAGACGGAGCGTTGCCACTGCAAGTTCCACTGGTGCTGCTACGTCAAGTGCAAGAAGTGCACGGAGATCGTGGACCAGTTCGTGTGCAAATAG